A genomic region of Physeter macrocephalus isolate SW-GA unplaced genomic scaffold, ASM283717v5 random_1151, whole genome shotgun sequence contains the following coding sequences:
- the LOC114485276 gene encoding uncharacterized protein, protein MVLEPPGSLSFTAQTQSWIGGNRPDSLRPLPALWAAPSSLLQLRRAAALVLCHFRHPEPPAAEPVATAASSLCARAPSLGANPRPQRPSAERTEPAKACGRLGTRQRRRAARGWARGRSGRTAFGPHYLQAEKLGGGAQSALILSRICEGGSRRGHEHPQSAPGQGSIEGRGGATRERPRLLQAQPDQPPAPPTLKTPRNQTDNAAHRRGSDSRLSFHVNGETYPTQMRGPRDASLRCTQAPASGPQGQHSSAADKLPLPPPAAPPTPHHCRRPGQSPAR, encoded by the exons ATGGTTTTGGAACCA CCGGGATCCCTGAGCTTTACGGCCCAGACCCAGAGCTGGATAGGAGGAAACAGGCCGGACAGCCTGcggcccctccccgccctctgggcggctccttcctctctcctccagctcCGGCGGGCAGCGGCGCTCGTGCTGTGTCACTTTCGCCATCCGGAGCCTCCAGCCGCGGAGCCCGTAGCTACAGCGGCTTCTTCCCTTTGCGCGCGGGCCCCTAGCCTGGGAGCTAATCCCCGGCCGCAGAGACCCAGCGCCGAGCGGACAGAGCCGGCAAAGGCATGCGGCCGGCTGGGCACCCGGCAGCGGCGCAGGGCAGCGCGGGGCTGGGCCCGGGGCCGGTCAGGCCGGACAGCCTTTGGCCCCCACTATCTCCAGGCCGAAAAATTGGGAGGGGGTGCGCAGAGCGCGCTGATTCTCTCCAGGATCTGCGAAGGCGGCAGCAGGCGCGGGCACGAGCACCCACAGAGCGCCCCCGGCCAAGGGTCAATCGAGGGGCGTGGGGGGGCAACGCGCGAGCGCCCGAGGCTCCTCCAGGCCCAGCCAGACCAGCCCCCGGCGCCACCGA CCCTGAAAACTCCACGAAACCAAACAGACAACGCCGCCCACAGGAGGGGCTCGGACTCCCGACTGTCATTTCACGTCAATGGAGAGACGTACCCAACTCAGATGCGCGGTCCCCGGGACGCCTCCCTCAGATGCACCCAGGCTCCAGCATCCGGCCCTCAGGGGCAGCACAGCTCCGCCGCAGACAAGCTACCGctccccccgcccgccgccccccccaccccccaccactgcCGGCGTCCGGGACAGTCACCTGCTCGCTGA